From a region of the Macrobrachium nipponense isolate FS-2020 chromosome 20, ASM1510439v2, whole genome shotgun sequence genome:
- the LOC135195393 gene encoding isatin hydrolase-like, with the protein MSRYLTCYAVLCMILCRKSSCKENVVDLSHDVDENSAVWITREPYEIVKSTKGYAAGGYWYETYRFCMSEHTGTHLDAPSHFAEGKWSVEQIPLDHLMGPGVVIDIRDKVVKDPNAELTTDDVMSWLDEHGPLPNGVIVFVRTGWASRYSNKTAYFGTDKNDTTKLVFPGISKGAAQLLVSHEAVSGNKVVGVGLDTPSLDYGKSQDFETHQTLMRANVYGLENVANLDRLPTKGFNVIVMPIKLRGGSGGPARILATMPSSGGASLSSAFVGSSFVIALNMLCLCHMF; encoded by the exons ATGTCACGTTACTTGACGTGCTACGCAGTACTGTGTATGATTTTGTGTCGAAAAAGCTCGTGCAAGGAAAATGTTGTTGATCTGTCACACGACGTGGATGAAAACAGTGCCGTTTGGATAACAAGAGAGCCGTATGAGATCGTCAAATCTACTAAAGGCTATGCCGCTGGTGGATACTG GTACGAAACATACAGATTCTGTATGAGTGAACACACAGGGACTCACCTGGATGCTCCGTCGCATTTTGCCGAGGGAAAGTGGTCCGTGGAGCAGATTCCTCTCGATCATTTGATGGGACCAG GGGTAGTGATTGACATACGGGACAAGGTTGTCAAGGATCCAAATGCCGAATTGACGACGGATGACGTCATGTCCTGGTTGGATGAACACGGCCCTCTGCCCAATGGAGTAATAGTCTTCGTACGAACTGGCTGGGCATCCAG ATATAGCAACAAAACAGCGTACTTTGGCACAGACAAAAACGACACAACCAAACTGGTCTTCCCTG GTATAAGCAAAGGCGCTGCACAGCTACTCGTTAGTCACGAGGCGGTCAGTGGGAACAAAGTGGTCGGGGTTGGACTGGACACCCCTTCACTGGACTACGGCAAATCTCAAGATTTTGAGACCCACCAAACTCTCATGAGGGCCAATGTCTATGGTCTCGAAAATGTGGCTAATCTCGAT AGATTACCTACAAAAGGCTTCAATGTGATCGTCATGCCCATCAAATTACGAGGAGGTAGTGGTGGACCAGCCAGGATCCTAGCTACAATGCCCAGTTCCGGTGGGGCATCTCTTTCCTCTGCGTTTGTGGGAAGCTCATTCGTTATAGCTTTAAATATGCTCTGTCTTTGCCACATGTTCTGA